In Labrus mixtus chromosome 3, fLabMix1.1, whole genome shotgun sequence, a single window of DNA contains:
- the lrrc8c gene encoding volume-regulated anion channel subunit LRRC8C: MIPVMEFRQFSEQQPAFRVLKPWWDVFTDYLSVIMLMIGVFGCTLQVMQDKIICLPQRISSPPENTSEVDVKSLLLLQSNISAVPREMTGLKTDLDLQQYSFINQMCYEKALHWYAKYFPYLVLIHTLVFMVCSNFWFKFPGSSSKIERFISMLGKCFDSPWTTRALSEVSGENPEENDHKKSPTTRSNIAVSPGEGSLEKTQSLRSIPEKVVVEKPSASVLDKKEGEQAKALFEKVKKFRLHVEEGDILYLMYVRQTVFKVIKFLLIIAYNSSLVNKVRNRVRCEVEIQDMTGYKDFECNHTMAHLFSKLSYCYLCLVAVYGLTSLYTSYWLFYRSLKEYSFEYVRQETGINDIPDVKNDFAFMLHMIDQYDPLYSKRFAVFLSEVSENKLKQLNLNHDWTAEKLRQRLQTNTNNRLELQLFMLPGLPDTVFELTELQSLKLEIINNVTIPASVSQLKDLQELSLYQCSLKLHTSATSFLKENLKVLRVKFDDNRELPNWMYGMRNLEELYLTGSLSPDASKNIVLESLRELKCLKTLSVKSNLTKIPQSIVDVSSHLQRLYLHNDGTKLVMLNNLKKMSYLIELELVRCDLERIPHAIFSLTNLQELDLKENHLRSIEEIISFQHLRKLTCLKLWYNCITYIPEHIKKLGSLERLYFSHNKIEILPSHLFLCNKLRYLDLSNNDIQFIPPEIGVLQSLQYFSVTCNKLENLPDELFFCKKLKTLKLGKNSLSIISPKISYLALLTYLDLKGNHFEVLPQELGCCRALKHSGLVVEETLFETLPSDVRDQMTAE; encoded by the exons ATGATTCCCGTGATGGAATTCCGTCAGTTCTCTGAACAGCAGCCGGCGTTCAGAGTCCTGAAGCCGTGGTGGGATGTGTTTACCGACTATCTGTCTGTGATCATGCTCATGATTGGAGTGTTTGGATGCACTCTTCAG GTCATGCAAGATAAAATCATCTGCCTTCCTCAGAGAATATCATCGCCTCCAGAGAACACAAGTGAAGTGGATGTGAAGTCATTGTTACTACTGCAATCCAACATTTCAGCCGTACCAAGAGAAATGACAGGCCTAAAAACTGATCTGGACCTCCAACAGTACAGCTTCATCAACCAGATGTGCTATGAGAAGGCCCTGCATTGGTATGCCAAATACTTTCCTTATTTAGTTCTGATTCACACTTTGGTTTTCATGGTGTGTAGCAACTTCTGGTTCAAATTCCCTGGCTCGAGCTCTAAAATAGAGCGTTTCATCTCCATGCTTGGCAAGTGCTTCGACTCTCCCTGGACCACACGAGCTTTGTCTGAGGTGTCTGGAGAGAATCCCGAAGAAAACGACCATAAAAAGAGCCCAACGACAAGGTCCAACATTGCCGTGTCTCCTGGAGAAGGAAGTCTGGAGAAGACACAGTCCCTCAGGTCTATTCCTGAGAAGGTTGTCGTTGAGAAGCCATCAGCAAGTGTTCTTGATAAAAAGGAGGGTGAACAAGCCAAAGCCCTTTTTGAAAAGGTAAAGAAGTTCCGTCTACACGTTGAAGAAGGAGACATCCTCTATCTAATGTATGTTCGGCAGACAGTATTCAAAGTGATTAAATTCCTCCTGATCATTGCCTATAACAGTTCTCTGGTGAATAAAGTAAGAAATAGAGTTCGCTGTGAAGTCGAGATCCAGGACATGACGGGCTACAAAGACTTTGAATGTAATCACACCATGGCTCACCTGTTTTCTAAGCTTTCTTACTGTTACTTGTGTTTAGTGGCTGTGTATGGACTAACCAGCCTCTACACCTCTTACTGGCTGTTTTACCGCTCGCTGAAAGAATACTCCTTTGAGTATGTGCGGCAGGAAACAGGGATTAATGACATCCCAGACGTCAAGAATGACTTTGCTTTCATGCTGCACATGATTGATCAGTACGACCCATTGTATTCAAAGCGATTTGCGGTTTTTCTTTCCGAGGTCAGTGAGAACAAACTGAAACAGCTCAACCTGAATCATGACTGGACTGCAGAGAAGTTACGTCAGAGACTCCAGACGAACACCAACAACCGGCTTGAACTCCAGCTGTTCATGCTCCCTGGGTTGCCTGACACCGTCTTTGAGTTGACAGAGCTTCAGTCACTGAAGCTAGAGATCATCAACAATGTCACAATCCCCGCCTCAGTCTCTCAGCTGAAAGACCTCCAGGAGCTGTCTCTGTACCAGTGCTCTTTAAAGCTGCACACATCGGCTACCTCCTTCCTCAAAGAGAACCTGAAAGTGCTGCGGGTGAAGTTCGATGACAACAGGGAACTGCCGAACTGGATGTATGGCATGCGCAACTTAGAGGAGCTTTATCTCACTGGATCGCTAAGCCCTGATGCCTCCAAGAATATAGTTCTGGAGTCACTGCGGGAGttgaagtgtttgaaaactCTCTCCGTTAAAAGCAATTTGACCAAGATACCCCAGTCCATTGTGGATGTTTCCAGCCATCTGCAGCGGCTGTACTTACACAACGATGGCACTAAGTTAGTAATGCTCAACAACCTGAAAAAGATGTCCTATCTGATTGAGCTGGAGCTGGTGCGTTGTGATCTGGAGCGCATCCCACACGCAATCTTCAGCCTCACAAATCTGCAAGAGCTTGACCTGAAAGAAAACCACCTACGCTCAATAGAGGAGATCATCAGCTTCCAACATCTGCGGAAACTGACCTGCCTCAAACTTTGGTACAATTGTATCACGTACATCCCAGAGCATATCAAGAAGCTGGGGAGCCTAGAGCGTCTCTACTTCAGCCACAACAAGATCGAGATATTGCCTTCACACTTGTTCTTGTGCAACAAGCTGCGCTACCTGGACCTGTCCAACAACGACATCCAATTCATTCCCCCAGAAATCGGAGTCCTTCAGAGTCTCCAGTATTTCTCTGTCACCTGTAACAAGCTAGAGAATCTACCAGATGAGCTCTTCTTTTGCAAAAAGCTGAAAACACTTAAGCTTGGTAAAAACTCACTGTCCATAATCTCGCCTAAAATTTCCTACCTAGCTCTACTGACATACTTGGATCTCAAAGGCAACCACTTTGAGGTTCTGCCACAAGAGCTGGGTTGCTGTCGTGCTTTGAAACATAGTGGCCTTGTAGTGGAAGAGACACTGTTTGAAACTCTGCCTTCAGATGTCAGGGACCAAATGACGGCTGAGTGA
- the lrrc8db gene encoding leucine rich repeat containing 8 VRAC subunit Db: MFTLTEVASLNDIQPTYRILKPWWDVFMDYLGIVMLMLAIFSGTMQLTRDQVVCLPILEPTTEDAGGFLASQPPEMVDSLWNKESAIGEQAAPLMAKKPPDIITPTVPFKSPETFGQPQPTGVRTKLDFQQYVFVNQMCYHVALPWYSKYFPYLALIHTIVLMVSSNFWFKYPKTSSKIEHFVSILGKCFESPWTTKALSETACEDSEENKQRIAGASSLLKHLSTSSEEGSPNQSAPMLNKSGVTFSAEKLVSEIPSMTILDKKDGEQAKALFEKVRKFRAHVEDSDLIYRLYAIQTVIKTVKFILILCYTMTFVASIDFDHVCEPEIKHLTGYKKFQCTHNMAFMLKKLLVSYIALICAYGIICIYTLFWLFRRPLKEYSFEKVREESSFSDIPDVKNDFAFLLHMVDQYDQLYSKRFGVFLSEVSENKLREISLNHEWTFEKLRQHVTRNSQDKLELHLFMLSGVPDAVFDLTDLEILKLELIPEARITAKISQMVNLQELHFYHCPAKVEQTAFIFLRDHLRCLHVKFTDVGEIPSWVYMLKSLRELYLVGNLNSENNKMIGLESLRDLRHLKILHLKSNLTKIPTNITDLSPHLIKLVIHNDGTKLLVLNSLKKILNLAELELLNCELERIPHAIFSLTNLQELDLKSNNIRTIEEIISFQHLKRLTCLKLWHNKIITIPLSISYVKNLESLYLSHNKLESLPSSLFTLLKLRYLDVSHNSISVIPLEVGFLQNLQHFAINANKVEVVPKQLFKCTKLRTLCLSHNCISSLPEKIGQLSQLTHLELKGNCLDRLPAQLGQCGLLRRSCLIVEDHLFDSLPMEIKESINQEASVSFPNGCKCLSDGR; the protein is encoded by the coding sequence ATGTTCACCCTCACAGAAGTAGCCTCCCTGAACGACATCCAGCCAACTTATCGGATACTGAAACCATGGTGGGACGTCTTCATGGATTATCTTGGCATTGTCATGTTGATGTTGGCCATATTTTCTGGAACCATGCAGTTAACCCGGGACCAAGTGGTTTGTCTTCCCATTCTGGAGCCCACCACAGAGGATGCTGGGGGATTTCTAGCTTCCCAACCACCAGAGATGGTTGATAGTTTATGGAACAAAGAGAGCGCCATTGGAGAGCAAGCTGCTCCTTTAATGGCTAAAAAGCCTCCTGATATCATCACGCCTACAGTTCCATTCAAATCGCCGGAGACTTTTGGCCAGCCTCAGCCTACAGGTGTCAGGACCAAACTTGATTTTCAGCAGTATGTGTTTGTCAACCAGATGTGCTACCATGTTGCCCTGCCTTGGTATTCCAAGTATTTCCCATACCTCGCTCTGATCCACACAATTGTTCTCATGGTCAGCAGCAACTTCTGGTTCAAGTACCCAAAGACAAGTTCCAAAATAGAACACTTTGTTTCCATACTTGGAAAGTGTTTTGAATCCCCTTGGACTACCAAAGCACTGTCTGAGACTGCATGTGAGGACTCAGAGGAGAACAAACAAAGAATTGCCGGTGCCTCGTCCCTCCTGAAGCATCTGTCCACGAGCAGCGAGGAGGGGAGTCCAAACCAGTCTGCCCCAATGCTGAACAAATCCGGGGTTACATTTTCTGCTGAAAAGCTAGTTAGTGAAATTCCGTCAATGACCATCTTGGACAAGAAAGACGGCGAGCAAGCAAAAGCCCTGTTCGAAAAAGTCCGGAAATTCCGCGCCCATGTGGAAGACAGTGACTTGATTTACAGGCTGTACGCCATTCAGACAGTCATCAAAACAGTCAAATTTATTCTGATCCTCTGCTACACAATGACATTTGTTGCCTCCATAGATTTCGACCATGTGTGTGAGCCTGAAATAAAGCATTTGACAGGATACAAAAAGTTCCAGTGTACGCACAACATGGCGTTCATGTTGAAGAAGCTCCTTGTCAGTTATATAGCTCTCATATGTGCTTATGGTATAATCTGCATATACACACTGTTCTGGCTTTTTAGGCGACCACTCAAAGAGTACTCCTTTGAAAAAGTCAGGGAGGAGAGCAGCTTTAGCGACATTCCAGATGTCAAAAATGACTTTGCGTTCCTCCTCCACATGGTCGACCAGTACGACCAGCTCTATTCAAAGCgttttggtgtttttctctCCGAGGTGAGTGAGAACAAACTGCGGGAGATCAGCCTGAACCACGAGTGGACCTTCGAGAAGTTGAGGCAGCATGTTACACGCAATTCTCAAGACAAGTTGGAACTCCATCTGTTCATGCTCTCAGGAGTGCCAGATGCTGTGTTTGATCTCACAGATTTGGAAATCCTCAAACTAGAATTAATCCCAGAGGCCAGGATAACAGCAAAGATCTCACAAATGGTAAACCTTCAGGAGCTGCACTTCTATCACTGTCCTGCCAAAGTTGAACAGACGGCATTTATCTTTCTTCGTGATCACCTCCGGTGCCTTCATGTCAAATTCACAGATGTTGGGGAGATTCCTAGCTGGGTGTACATGTTGAAAAGTTTAAGGGAGCTGTACTTGGTTGGTAACCTGAactctgaaaacaacaaaatgattgGACTCGAGTCTCTACGAGATCTCAGGCACTTAAAGATACTGCATCTCAAAAGCAACCTCACAAAGATCCCGACAAACATAACAGATCTGTCCCCGCATCTGATTAAGTTGGTTATTCATAATGATGGTACAAAACTCTTAGTGCTTAATAGTCTAAAGAAAATCCTGAATCTTGCCGAACTGGAGCTTCTGAACTGTGAGCTGGAGCGTATCCCCCACGCTATCTTCAGTTTGACAAACCTCCAAGAACTGGACCTAAAATCCAACAACATTCGCACCATTGAGGAAATCATCAGCTTTCAGCACCTCAAGAGACTGACATGCCTCAAACTTTGGCACAACAAGATCATCACGATTCCATTGTCCATTAGCTACGTCAAAAACCTTGAGTCGCTCTATCTCTCACACAACAAACTCGAGTCACTACCCTCATCGTTATTCACTCTTCTCAAGCTGAGGTACCTCGATGTCAGTCACAACTCTATCTCTGTAATACCATTGGAGGTTGGCTTTCTTCAGAACCTCCAGCATTTTGCCATTAACGCCAACAAAGTCGAGGTAGTTCCCAAGCAACTGTTCAAGTGCACCAAACTAAGGACCTTATGTCTCAGCCACAACTGTATCTCCTCCCTTCCAGAGAAAATTGGCCAACTCTCCCAGCTGACACACCTGGAACTGAAGGGAAACTGTCTTGATCGTCTTCCCGCTCAGCTTGGTCAGTGTGGTCTCCTGCGCAGGAGCTGCCTCATTGTGGAAGATCACCTCTTTGACTCGCTCCCCATGGAGATCAAAGAGAGCATCAATCAGGAAGCTAGCGTTTCTTTTCCAAATGGATGTAAATGTCTAAGTGATGGACGGTAG